From Rhododendron vialii isolate Sample 1 chromosome 10a, ASM3025357v1, the proteins below share one genomic window:
- the LOC131304407 gene encoding uncharacterized protein LOC131304407 produces the protein MDYHYVYKDVEGASTQWDDIQRKLGNLPPKPPPFQPPPFTPSEAQDSKPKDKSWIDIRTEDQLEDLEDDPDLNDDRFLEEYRKKRLAEMREVAKVRRYGSVVPISGSDFVREVSQAPEDVWVVVILYKDGYPECGLLLQCLEDLATKYPGTKFVKIISTDCIPNYPDRNLPTLLVYNNGAVKGNYVGLHSFGRRCTPEGVALVLCQSNPVLVDGQSGSEQSRKAVLNGVRQRLIEKVVRDHEDDDAGSSSD, from the exons ATGGATTACCATTATGTGTACAAAGATGTGGAAGGAGCGTCGACGCAATGGGACGACATCCAGAGAAAACTGGGAAACCTTCCTCCTAAACCCCCTCCGTTCCAGCCTCCTCCTTTTACCCCATCCGAAGCCCAAGACTCCAAACCCAAAGACAAATCGTGGATCGATATCAGGACCGAGGATCAGCTTGAAGATCTCGAAGACGACCCCGATCTCAACGACGATCGCTTCCTTGAAGAGTACCG GAAGAAAAGGTTGGCAGAGATGAGAGAAGTAGCTAAGGTTCGGAGGTATGGATCAGTGGTTCCAATTTCTGGATCTGATTTCGTACGTGAGGTTTCTCAAGCTCCAGAAGATGTTTGGGTCGTGGTGATTTTATACAAAGATGG ATACCCAGAATGTGGGCTTCTTCTGCAATGTTTGGAAGACCTGGCAACGAAATATCCAGGAACAAAATTTGTGAAGATCATATCTACTGACTGCATACCTAACTATCCCGATCGAAATCTTCCCACTCTTTTGGTCTACAATAATGGTGCTGTCAAGGGGAATTATGTAGGATTGCATAGTTTTGGTCGCAGGTGTACTCCAGAAG GTGTTGCCTTGGTCCTCTGCCAATCCAATCCTGTTCTCGTTGACGGGCAAAGTGGAAGCGAGCAATCAAGAAAAGCAGTCCTTAATGGCGTTCGGCAGAGGCTCATAGAGAAGGTTGTTAGAGACCATGAAGATGATGATGCTGGATCTTCAAGTGATTAG
- the LOC131304406 gene encoding COP9 signalosome complex subunit 3 — translation MNLNMNMNYAESLVLQTKRLSGTTSEDLNCLHSLLKQSEETLRTESARFASSLADLDPFKHSLGYLYILEACTAGTISKELANELVLSIARFISECDAEQIRLAPEKFISLCKRFKDQVMQLEAPIRGVAPLLTAIRKLQSSSEQLTTLHPDFLLLCVLAKCYKTGLCVLEDDIFEVDQPKDFFLYCYYGGMICIGQKRYRKALELLHNVVTAPMSSINAIAVEAYKKYILVSLIHLGQFSTSFPKYTSSVAQRNLKKFSEPYIDLVTCYGNGKISELEAYVEENRDKFENDHNLGLVKQVVSSMYKQNIQRLTQTYLTLSLQDIANTVQLNSPKEAEMHVLQMIQDGEIYATINQKDGMVRFLEDPEQYKTCEMIERIDSSIQRIMTLSKKLTAIDEHISCDPQYLAKAGRERQRLDFDDLDSVPQKFNI, via the exons ATGAATCTGAACATGAACATGAACTACGCGGAGTCTCTGGTGCTTCAGACCAAGAGGCTATCGGGCACCACTTccgaagacctcaattgccttCACAGCCTCCTCAAGCAATCCGAGGAgactctccggaccgagtctgcTCGTTTCGCTTCTTCTCTTGCCGACCTCGACCCGTTCAAGCACTCTCTCGGTTACCTCTACATCCT GGAGGCATGCACGGCTGGAACGATCTCGAAAGAGCTAGCTAATGAATTGGTTCTGTCCATTGCCAGATTTATCAGTGAATGTGATGCAGAACAGATCCGTTTGGCGCCTGAAAAAT TCATATCGCTTTGCAAGAGGTTCAAGGACCAAGTCATGCAGCTTGAAGCTCCTATACGGGGGGTAGCTCCTCTTCTAACAGCTATTAGAAAACTTCAATCCTCATCTGAACAGTTGACTACTTTGCATCCGGATTTTCTTCTCCTTTGTGTACTGGCAAAATGCTATAAAACTGGTTTATGCGTTTTGGAGGATGATATATTTGAGGTGGATCAGCCAAAGgattttttcctttattgttATTATGG GGGAATGATATGCATCGGACAGAAGCGCTACCGCAAAGCATTGGAGCTTCTGCACAAT GTTGTAACTGCTCCAATGTCTTCTATAAATGCCATAGCCGTTGAGGCATACAAGAAATACATACTTGTCTCACTCATTCACCTTGGGCAG TTCTCAACCAGTTTCCCTAAATACACGTCCTCAGTGGCTCAAAGGAATTTGAAGAAATTCTCTGAG CCTTATATTGACCTAGTGACTTGTTATGGCAACGGAAAAATTTCAGAACTTGAGGCATATGTCGAGGAGAACAGggataagtttgaaaat GACCACAATCTTGGATTGGTAAAGCAGGTTGTATCATCCATGTACAAGCAGAACATCCAGAGATTGACTCAGACATACTTGACTCTCTCCCTCCAAGACATAGCCAACACAGTGCAGCTGAATAGCCCTAAGGAGGCAGAAATGCATGTACTTCAAATG ATCCAAGACGGTGAGATATATGCAACAATAAATCAGAAGGATGGAATGGTTAGATTCCTAGAGGATCCTGAGCAATACAAAACCTGCGAGATGATTGAGCGAATTGACTCATCCATCCAGAG gATAATGACTCTATCAAAGAAGCTGACTGCTATTGATGAACACATCTCCTGTGACCCTCAGTACTTGGCAAAG GCTGGGAGAGAGCGCCAAAGATTGGACTTTGACGACTTGGATTCCGTACCTCAAAAGTTCAATATATGA
- the LOC131304405 gene encoding ribulose-1,5 bisphosphate carboxylase/oxygenase large subunit N-methyltransferase, chloroplastic isoform X2: MDVSSYLHQTKPIPSPILRPPLHPPPLSVLARISFSLRPRRRTTSYSFRPSRKTNTCLASSGSDTLVASNRKEDSSKSVASNKEEEDEFDLKSWMHKNGLPPCKVVLKEKPSYDKNHRPIHYVAASEDLQAGDVAFSVPNSLVVTLERVLGNENIAELLTTNKLSELACLALYLMYEKKQGKKSFWYPYIRELDRQRGRGQLAVESPLLWTETELAYLTGSPTKHEVMERAEGIKREYNELDTVWFMAGSLFQQYPYDIPTEAFPFEIFKQAFVAVQSCVVHLQKVSLARRFALVPLGPPLLAYRSNCKSMLTAVDGAVQLVVDRPYKAGEPIVVWCGPQPNSKLLLNYGFVDDDNAFDRLVVVGALNTEDPQYQDKRMVAQRNGKLSVQTFHVSVGKEKEAVSDMLPYLRLGYVSDPSEMQSVISSQGPICPVSPCMERAVLGQLADYFETRLAGYPTTFREDDSMLADFNLDPKKRVATQLVRLEKKMLNACLKATVDLINQLPDNTVSPCPAPYAPILR, from the exons ATGGACGTATCTTCTTACCttcaccaaaccaaacccattCCCTCTCCAATACTCCGTCCTCCCCTCCACCCTCCCCCTCTTTCCGTGCTCGCCAGGATTTCGTTTTCACTCCGCCCTAGAAGAAGAACAACTTCCTACTCGTTTCGGCCCAGTAGAAAAACAAACACTTGCTTGGCTTCTTCAGGTTCTGATACATTAGTCGCTTCGAATCGAAAAGAGGATTCTTCCAAGTCAGTTGCAAGcaacaaggaagaagaagatgagttTGACTTGAAATCTTGGATGCATAAGAATGGACTACCTCCTTGTAAGGTTGTGCTAAAGGAAAAGCCTTCCTACGATAAGAATCATCGCCCTATACATTACGTTGCCGCCAGTGAGGATCTTCAG GCTGGAGATGTTGCATTTTCTGTCCCTAACTCGTTGGTCGTAACACTGGAGAGGGTTTTGGGGAACGAGAATATTG CGGAACTCTTGACAACAAACAAATTGTCAGAATTAGCCTGCTTGGCTCTCTATCTGATGTATGAAAAGAAGCAAGGGAAGAAGTCTTTCTGGTATCCATACATCAGGGAGCTTGATCGTCAAAGAGGAAGGGGTCAGCTAGCAGTGGAATCACCTCTTCTATGGACTGAAACAGAACTTGCTTACCTGACAGGCAGCCCCACTAAG CATGAAGTTATGGAGAGAGCTGAAGGGATCAAGAGAGAGTATAATGAGCTGGACACTGTTTGGTTTATGGCCGGGTCTCTGTTTCAG CAATACCCATATGACATACCGACAGAGGCCTTTCCTTTCGAGATTTTTAAACAAGCTTTTGTTGCGGTTCAATCCTGCGTTGTCCATTTGCAG AAAGTCAGTTTGGCTCGTAGATTTGCATTAGTTCCACTTGGTCCCCCATTGTTAGCCTATAGAAGCAATTGCAAGTCAATGTTAACTGCTGTCGATGGTGCTGTTCAATTGGTTGTGGATCGCCCGTACAAGGCTGGGGAACCTATTGTTGTCTG GTGTGGGCCACAACCCAATTCGAAATTGCTTCTGAACTATGGTTTTGTTGATGACGATAATGCATTTGACCGtttagtggtggtg GGAGCATTGAATACTGAGGATCCCCAGTATCAGGACAAGAGAATGGTTGCTCAAAGGAATGGAAAGCTTTCTGTACAAACTTTCCAC GTGTCTGTTGGAAAGGAGAAAGAAGCTGTCTCAGATATGCTTCCTTATCTACGGTTGGGATATGTTTCAGATCCTTCAGAGATGCAATCAGTCATTTCTTCTCAAGGTCCAATTTGTCCG GTGAGCCCTTGTATGGAACGAGCAGTTTTGGGTCAACTTGCTGATTATTTTGAAACAAGGCTAGCTGGTTACCCTACGACTTTTAGGGAAGACGACTCTATG TTGGCAGATTTCAATTTGGACCCAAAGAAACGAGTTGCTACTCAGCTTGTCAGGTTGGAAAAGAAAATGCTAAATGCGTGTTTGAAGGCAACTGTTGACTTGATAAACCAGTTACCTGATAACACCGTATCTCCATGCCCAGCTCCTTATGCTCCAATATTAAGATGA
- the LOC131304405 gene encoding ribulose-1,5 bisphosphate carboxylase/oxygenase large subunit N-methyltransferase, chloroplastic isoform X1, translated as MDVSSYLHQTKPIPSPILRPPLHPPPLSVLARISFSLRPRRRTTSYSFRPSRKTNTCLASSGSDTLVASNRKEDSSKSVASNKEEEDEFDLKSWMHKNGLPPCKVVLKEKPSYDKNHRPIHYVAASEDLQAGDVAFSVPNSLVVTLERVLGNENIGKTFYLFYCLGLHAAELLTTNKLSELACLALYLMYEKKQGKKSFWYPYIRELDRQRGRGQLAVESPLLWTETELAYLTGSPTKHEVMERAEGIKREYNELDTVWFMAGSLFQQYPYDIPTEAFPFEIFKQAFVAVQSCVVHLQKVSLARRFALVPLGPPLLAYRSNCKSMLTAVDGAVQLVVDRPYKAGEPIVVWCGPQPNSKLLLNYGFVDDDNAFDRLVVVGALNTEDPQYQDKRMVAQRNGKLSVQTFHVSVGKEKEAVSDMLPYLRLGYVSDPSEMQSVISSQGPICPVSPCMERAVLGQLADYFETRLAGYPTTFREDDSMLADFNLDPKKRVATQLVRLEKKMLNACLKATVDLINQLPDNTVSPCPAPYAPILR; from the exons ATGGACGTATCTTCTTACCttcaccaaaccaaacccattCCCTCTCCAATACTCCGTCCTCCCCTCCACCCTCCCCCTCTTTCCGTGCTCGCCAGGATTTCGTTTTCACTCCGCCCTAGAAGAAGAACAACTTCCTACTCGTTTCGGCCCAGTAGAAAAACAAACACTTGCTTGGCTTCTTCAGGTTCTGATACATTAGTCGCTTCGAATCGAAAAGAGGATTCTTCCAAGTCAGTTGCAAGcaacaaggaagaagaagatgagttTGACTTGAAATCTTGGATGCATAAGAATGGACTACCTCCTTGTAAGGTTGTGCTAAAGGAAAAGCCTTCCTACGATAAGAATCATCGCCCTATACATTACGTTGCCGCCAGTGAGGATCTTCAG GCTGGAGATGTTGCATTTTCTGTCCCTAACTCGTTGGTCGTAACACTGGAGAGGGTTTTGGGGAACGAGAATATTGGTAAG ACTTTTTACTTGTTTTATTGTCTGGGTCTTCATGCAGCGGAACTCTTGACAACAAACAAATTGTCAGAATTAGCCTGCTTGGCTCTCTATCTGATGTATGAAAAGAAGCAAGGGAAGAAGTCTTTCTGGTATCCATACATCAGGGAGCTTGATCGTCAAAGAGGAAGGGGTCAGCTAGCAGTGGAATCACCTCTTCTATGGACTGAAACAGAACTTGCTTACCTGACAGGCAGCCCCACTAAG CATGAAGTTATGGAGAGAGCTGAAGGGATCAAGAGAGAGTATAATGAGCTGGACACTGTTTGGTTTATGGCCGGGTCTCTGTTTCAG CAATACCCATATGACATACCGACAGAGGCCTTTCCTTTCGAGATTTTTAAACAAGCTTTTGTTGCGGTTCAATCCTGCGTTGTCCATTTGCAG AAAGTCAGTTTGGCTCGTAGATTTGCATTAGTTCCACTTGGTCCCCCATTGTTAGCCTATAGAAGCAATTGCAAGTCAATGTTAACTGCTGTCGATGGTGCTGTTCAATTGGTTGTGGATCGCCCGTACAAGGCTGGGGAACCTATTGTTGTCTG GTGTGGGCCACAACCCAATTCGAAATTGCTTCTGAACTATGGTTTTGTTGATGACGATAATGCATTTGACCGtttagtggtggtg GGAGCATTGAATACTGAGGATCCCCAGTATCAGGACAAGAGAATGGTTGCTCAAAGGAATGGAAAGCTTTCTGTACAAACTTTCCAC GTGTCTGTTGGAAAGGAGAAAGAAGCTGTCTCAGATATGCTTCCTTATCTACGGTTGGGATATGTTTCAGATCCTTCAGAGATGCAATCAGTCATTTCTTCTCAAGGTCCAATTTGTCCG GTGAGCCCTTGTATGGAACGAGCAGTTTTGGGTCAACTTGCTGATTATTTTGAAACAAGGCTAGCTGGTTACCCTACGACTTTTAGGGAAGACGACTCTATG TTGGCAGATTTCAATTTGGACCCAAAGAAACGAGTTGCTACTCAGCTTGTCAGGTTGGAAAAGAAAATGCTAAATGCGTGTTTGAAGGCAACTGTTGACTTGATAAACCAGTTACCTGATAACACCGTATCTCCATGCCCAGCTCCTTATGCTCCAATATTAAGATGA
- the LOC131304404 gene encoding receptor-like protein EIX2, protein MNTSMKTVAFLVLGYLTILAIDFSFCNGSHVNALCLESEKRALLIFKKGLIDPSERLSSWEVEHDCCKHWAGVACDNTTGHVLKLHLRNQIPYGAGFKNSTLGGEINPSLLSLKQLRYLDLSRNDFGGMPIPSFIGSLASLEYLNLSYARFGGTIPHQLGNVSTLCFLSLRGNYELDVKGVGLQWLPLLPHLEHLDLSRVDLTKAPDWLRVFNKLPSLVELHLVDCRLDHIPPLPSVNFTSLVVLDLSWNFFYSVMPGWIFSLSNLISLDLVSCAFVGRIPEGLQNLTSLVTLDVSYNQFKSYPASLFRMSSLVRLNLENAFEGPFPVVLNPNMTSLRYLDLSDNFVTCNVPSWLYSFSHLEYLDMSDNDLKGGISHEIGNLTSVVTLDLSYNELEGELPNTIGNLASVVTLDLSNNKLGGRLPNSIGNLCNLRFFDISHNKIGGELFKSSSNCSSYALETLFFLDNQLSGEIPNDLGQFENVRKLQLENNLVGGPIPGTIGRLKYLETLILAGNQLNGTLPESLGQLSMLRVLGMRDNLLEGMVSEVHFTNLVNLTDFSATGNRLTLNVSPNWIPPFQLENLELASWHLGPKFPAWLKSQKSLDTLDISNTGISDRIPSWLWNMSLYFLNVSHNQIYGEIAYIGILKIAYIYLNSNHLNGSLPRLSSSSSIIELDLSNNSFSGGISDFLCVNVTTFFTVLNLGENLLSGEIPDCWMSWPSLFVLDLGNNFFTGNIPSSMGQMGLLDSLHLRNNHLSGEIIWSLQNCTDLVVLDLSENEFTGSIPTWVGESLSSLRVLTLRSNKMKGVIPPELCRLASIQILDLAQNNFSGAIPRCINNFTAMAVKLDSSGPIQITHSSRDVTVYGYMENELLMMKGNMYRYDKILALVAIMDLSDNNLTGRIPKELTSLVGLISLNMSRNHLSGVIPNKIGSMGLLGALDLSRNQLYGEIPASISNLTFLSYLDLSFNNLSGQIPSSTQLQGFNASSFVGNKLCGLPLTKMCSVDHGKTTPGAETEGDDTGDGSGVDWFYMLMAIGFAAGFWGVCGPIFFIKSWRHAYFRFLDNVWTRLCMIRYGKCN, encoded by the coding sequence atGAATACGTCTATGAAAACTGTTGCATTTCTTGTTCTTGGCTATCTTACCATATTAGCCATTGATTTTAGCTTCTGCAATGGAAGCCATGTCAACGCGCTTTGCTTGGAGAGTGAGAAACGAGCTCTCCTAATCTTCAAAAAAGGCCTAATAGACCCTTCGGAGCGACTCTCTTCTTGGGAGGTCGAACACGACTGCTGCAAGCACTGGGCAGGAGTGGCATGTGACAACACAACTGGCCATGTCCTCAAGCTCCACCTTCGAAATCAAATTCCGTATGGTGCTGGGTTTAAAAACTCAACTTTGGGAGGTGAAATAAATCCTTCCTTGTTGAGTTTGAAGCAACTTCGTTACCTGGATCTCAGTCGAAACGACTTCGGAGGAATGCCGATTCCATCCTTTATCGGATCTTTGGCAAGTCTTGAATATCTTAACCTGTCTTACGCAAGATTCGGGGGAACGATCCCCCATCAACTTGGAAATGTGTCGACCTTGTGCTTTCTAAGCCTCAGAGGAAATTATGAGTTGGATGTTAAGGGTGTCGGCCTTCAGTGGCTTCCTCTTCTTCCCCATTTGGAACACCTTGACTTAAGTCGTGTGGACCTAACCAAGGCGCCCGACTGGCTACGGGTATTTAACAAGCTCCCTTCTTTAGTAGAGTTACACCTTGTTGATTGCAGACTTGATCACATTCCTCCTCTCCCTAGTGTTAATTTTACCTCTCTTGTTGTGCTCGATCTTTCATGGAACTTCTTTTACTCTGTGATGCCTGGGTGGATCTTTAGTCTTAGTAACCTCATTTCGCTTGATCTAGTTTCGTGTGCTTTCGTGGGTCGAATACCTGAAGGTTTACAGAACCTAACTTCTCTAGTGACCCTTGATGTTTCTTACAACCAGTTTAAATCTTATCCAGCTTCTTTGTTTAGGATGAGTAGTCTCGTTCGTCTTAACCTGGAAAATGCATTTGAAGGTCCCTTTCCAGTTGTTCTAAATCCAAATATGACCAGTCTCAGATATCTTGATCTATCTGACAATTTTGTCACATGCAACGTGCCAAGTTGGCTGTATAGTTTTAGTCATCTTGAGTACCTTGACATGTCCGACAATGATTTAAAAGGTGGAATATCACATGAGATTGGAAACCTCACTTCTGTTGTTACCCTGGACCTATCATATAATGAACTTGAAGGCGAGCTACCGAATACCATTGGAAACCTAGCCTCTGTTGTCACTCTAGACCTCTCAAATAACAAACTTGGGGGAAGGCTACCTAACTCAATAGGAAATCTTTGCAATTTGAGATTTTTTGATATATCACACAACAAAATTGGGGGAGAATTGTTTAAAAGTTCATCAAACTGCTCCTCGTATGCGTTGGAGACATTGTTCTTCCTGGATAATCAACTTTCTGGTGAAATACCTAACGACCTTGGGCAATTTGAAAATGTACGAAAGCTTCAGCTAGAGAATAATCTTGTTGGTGGTCCAATTCCAGGGACTATAGGAAGATTGAAATACTTGGAAACACTGATTCTTGCTGGAAATCAATTAAATGGAACTCTTCCCGAAAGTCTTGGACAACTTTCAATGTTGCGTGTTCTTGGCATGCGCGATAATTTGTTAGAAGGCATGGTGTCTGAAGTTCATTTCACCAATCTGGTAAATCTCACGGATTTCAGTGCCACTGGAAACCGGTTGACTCTAAATGTGAGTCCCAATTGGATCCCTCCATTTCAACTTGAAAACCTAGAACTTGCATCATGGCATTTGGGCCCTAAGTTTCCAGCATGGCTTAAATCACAAAAGAGTCTTGATACCCTTGACATATCCAATACTGGAATATCAGACAGAATTCCTAGTTGGTTATGGAACATGTCTTTATATTTCCTAAATGTCTCTCACAACCAAATCTATGGCGAGATTGCATATATTGGTATCCTCAAGATTGCATATATTTACTTGAATTCCAACCATTTGAATGGTTCGTTACCCCGTCTCTCCTCCTCATCCTCCATTATTGAGCTGGATCTTTCGAACAATTCATTTTCTGGGGGTATCTCAGACTTCCTATGTGTGAACGTTACAACATTTTTCACGGTTCTTAATCTGGGAGAAAACCTACTCTCAGGTGAAATTCCTGACTGTTGGATGAGTTGGCCATCACTATTCGTCCTAGATCTGGGAAACAACTTCTTCACAGGGAATATCCCAAGCTCCATGGGGCAAATGGGTTTATTGGATTCGTTGCACTTGCGCAATAACCATCTCTCGGGAGAAATTATTTGGTCTTTGCAAAACTGCACGGATTTAGTGGTGCTTGACCTCAGTGAGAATGAGTTCACTGGAAGCATACCAACATGGGTTGGGGAAAGCCTTTCAAGTTTGAGGGTTCTCACCCTTCGCTCGAATAAGATGAAGGGCGTGATACCTCCAGAGCTTTGTCGTCTCGCCTCTATTCAAATCTTGGATCTTGCACAAAACAATTTCTCCGGAGCAATACCACGGTGTATCAATAATTTCACTGCCATGGCAGTGAAACTGGATTCCAGCGGTCCTATCCAGATTACTCACAGTAGTCGTGATGTCACTGTTTATGGTTACATGGAGAATGAACTTTTGATGATGAAAGGAAACATGTATCGATATGACAAGATTCTGGCACTTGTAGCAATCATGGACCTTTCCGACAACAACCTTACTGGAAGGATTCCCAAGGAACTAACAAGTCTTGTGGGATTGATTTCGCTGAATATGTCCAGAAATCATTTGAGTGGTGTGATTCCAAACAAGATTGGTAGCATGGGGTTGCTTGGGGCTCTTGATTTATCCAGAAACCAACTCTATGGTGAAATTCCTGCAAGCATATCAAACCTGACTTTTTTAAGTTACTTGGATCTGTCTTTTAATAACTTGTCAGGTCAAATTCCATCGAGTACCCAACTTCAGGGTTTCAATGCTTCTAGCTTCGTCGGCAACAAGCTTTGTGGGCTTCCACTTACAAAGATGTGTAGCGTCGATCATGGCAAAACTACACCGGGTGCAGAAACCGAAGGAGATGATACAGGTGATGGATCTGGAGTGGATTGGTTCTACATGTTGATGGCTATTGGATTTGCTGCAGGTTTTTGGGGTGTTTGTGGTCCTATATTCTTCATCAAGTCCTGGAGACATGCATATTTTCGATTCCTGGATAATGTTTGGACCAGACTTTGTATGATTAGATATGGTAAATGTAATTAG